From the genome of Pieris rapae chromosome 5, ilPieRapa1.1, whole genome shotgun sequence, one region includes:
- the LOC110996403 gene encoding myrosinase 1-like produces the protein MYRLSVVLSFLVATCVAERKFPPGFKFGAATAAYQVEGAWNVSDKSPSIWDTFTHDNPGVIVDRSNGDVACDSYHLWETDIAVAKDLGLHFYRFSISWPRLLPNGHSNYVSEDGKRYYNNLINGLIANGIEPVVTLYHWDLPQKLQDLGGWTNPELARFFEDYAKVAFGLFGDRVKTWITFNEPVIICDVAYETGGLAPGIALPGIGNYMCAKVLMLAHARAYRLYDMKFRAQYQGKVGLTNQHLWCEPKNSDEEENTELIRNVFGLFAYPIYSKTGGWPASVEKSIAEISEREGYSRSRLPSFTQEEIEFIKGTYDFYGLNYYTSRTVETAEQGVKLSWPLTGSWEFGLALSTDPSWKAGHAWLISYPPGIRRQLRWLKEKFGNIEFMILENGYSTTEPVMYDEGRVNYYKDHLEQVLLAINEDKVNVTAYTAWSLIDNYEWSSGYTSRFGLVNIDFNDPMRRRTPRASAHYYAAVIKSHSLDLPHH, from the exons ATGTATCGATTAAGTGTGGTTCTCAG ttttCTGGTAGCAACATGTGTTGCGGAGAGAAAATTTCCGCCAGGATTCAAATTCGGGGCAGCAACAGCGGCCTATCAGGTGGAAGGTGCCTGGAATGTTAGTG ACAAATCACCAAGTATATGGGACACATTTACCCATGACAATCCAGGTGTTATCGTCGACAGATCGAATGGTGATGTGGCTTGTGACTCGTACCACCTGTGGGAAACAGATATAGCTGTAGCCAAGGACCTGGGCCTGCATTTTTACAG ATTCTCAATATCATGGCCCCGATTACTTCCCAACGGCCATTCCAATTATGTGAGCGAAGATGGGAAACGATATTACAACAATTTGATAAACGGTCTAATTGCGAATGGGATTGAACCAGTTGTCACTTTATACCATTGGGACCTACCACAAAAATTGCAGGACTTGg gTGGTTGGACTAATCCTGAACTAGCGAGGTTCTTTGAGGATTACGCGAAAGTCGCCTTCGGTCTTTTTGGAGACCGGGTCAAGACTTGGATAACCTTTAACGAGCCGGTTATCATCTGCGATGTTGCGTATGAAACTGGTGGACTAGCACCCGGCATCGCTCTACCTGGGATTGGAAATTATATGTGTGCTAAGGTTCTGATGTTGGCTCATGCGAGAGCTTACAGGCTATACGATATGAAGTTCCGGGCGCAGTATCAGG GAAAGGTTGGTCTAACGAACCAACACCTCTGGTGTGAACCAAAGAACTCTGACGAGGAAGAGAATACAGAGCTTATTCGGAACGtgttt GGATTATTCGCTTATCCTATATACTCGAAAACTGGTGGTTGGCCTGCTAGTGTTGAAAAAAGTATAGCCGAGATAAGTGAAAGAGAAGGATATAGTCGATCTCGCTTGCCCTCATTCACACAGGaagaaattgaatttattaaag GTACATATGACTTTTATGGACTTAACTACTACACTTCGCGAACCGTTGAGACTGCTGAGCAAGGCGTGAAGCTGTCCTGGCCATTGACAGGCAGCTGGGAATTCGGTCTGGCATTATCCACTGATCCTAGCTGGAAGGCTGGCCATGCGTGGCTGATT AGCTACCCTCCAGGTATTCGCCGTCAGTTGCGTTGGCTGAAGGAGAAGTTCGGAAATATTGAATTCATGATTCTCGAGAATGGGTATTCCACCACCGAACCCGTTATGTATGATGAGGGAAGAGTAAACTACTACAAGGACCATTTGGAACAG GTGCTGCTTGCTATAAACGAGGATAAAGTCAATGTAACGGCATACACTGCGTGGAGCCTTATTGACAACTATGAGTGGTCTAGTGGATACAC GTCAAGATTTGGCTTAGTGAACATTGACTTTAACGATCCGATGCGCAGGCGCACCCCTAGAGCTTCCGCCCACTATTACGCGGCTGTGATAAAGAGCCACTCACTTGATCTTCCTCATCATTAG